From Medicago truncatula cultivar Jemalong A17 chromosome 7, MtrunA17r5.0-ANR, whole genome shotgun sequence, a single genomic window includes:
- the LOC25499777 gene encoding transcription factor MYB123 produces MGRTPCCSKVGLHRGPWTSREDALLTKYIQAHGEGQWRSLPKRAGLLRCGKSCRLRWMNYLRPDIKRGNITPEEDDLIIRMHSLIGNRWSLIAGRLPGRTDNEIKNYWNTHLSKKLKNQEQIEKKKKKQKKNDKNKVITKVPEDSEKKTLVYLPKPIRVKKTLSSIIPRTDITLNLEYKSVTTSQEEEQRTETKERDSDGFGLLFEEQYHADLVNNDDIECQSGFLEKMYEEYLQLLKNEENHEKILDSFAQSLLA; encoded by the exons ATGGGAAGAACTCCTTGTTGTTCAAAAGTTGGGTTGCATAGAGGTCCATGGACTTCTCGTGAAGATGCATTGCTCACCAAATATATTCAAGCTCATGGAGAAGGCCAATGGAGATCACTTCCAAAAAGAGCtg GGCTTCTTAGATGTGGAAAAAGTTGCAGACTAAGATGGATGAACTATCTAAGACCAGATATAAAGAGAGGAAACATAACTCCAGAAGAAGATGATCTTATTATCAGAATGCATTCACTTATTGGTAATAGATGGTCCCTTATTGCGGGAAGATTACCAGGACGTACAGATAATGAGATAAAGAATTACTGGAACACACATCTAAGTAAAAAGCTAAAAAATCAAGAACaaatagagaagaagaaaaagaagcagaagaaaaatgacaaaaacaaagTCATAACCAAAGTACCAGAAGATTCAGAGAAGAAGACCTTAGTTTATCTACCAAAGCCTATAAGGGTCAAGAAGACTTTATCATCAATAATACCAAGAACTGATATAACCTTGAATTTGGAATACAAATCAGTAACAACAAGCCAAGAGGAAGAGCAAAGAACAGAAACAAAAGAGAGAGACAGTGATGGGTTTGGATTGTTGTTTGAGGAACAGTACCATGCAGACTTGGTCAACAATGATGACATTGAATGCCAATCTGGTTTTCTTGAGAAGATGTATGAAGAGTACTTGCAGCtattgaagaatgaagaaaatcatgaaaaaatacTAGATTCTTTTGCTCAGTCCTTATTAGCGTga
- the LOC25499779 gene encoding mitochondrial import inner membrane translocase subunit TIM14-1 — MASPLIAGIAVAAAAYAGKYGIQAWQAFKARPPALRKFYEGGFQPTMTKREAALILGVRQTTPTDKIKEAHRRVMVANHPDAGGSHYLASKINEAKDMMIGKTKGGGSAF; from the exons atg GCTTCACCTTTAATTGCTGGGATTGCTGTGGCTGCTGCAGCATATGCCGGTAAATATGGTATCCAGGCTTGGCAAGCATTCAAAGCTAGACCACCTGCATTGCGTAAATTTTATGAAGGTGGTTTTCAGCCTACTATGACGAAGAGGGAAGCAGCTCTCATACTTGGTGTTag ACAGACAACTCCGACAGATAAGATTAAAGAAGCGCATAGGAGAGTGATGGTTGCAAACCATCCCGATGCTGGTGGCAGCCATTATCTCGCTTCTAAAATCAATGAAGCAAAAGATATGATGATTGGAAAGACCAAGGGTGGTGGATCAGCATTTTGA